A genomic window from Rubrobacter calidifluminis includes:
- a CDS encoding glycoside hydrolase — protein MRSLGRVGKLDRRGFLKLGVTGAAAAAIAAGGRKPWFLSAERSSAASVRKEPSQTMQGFGASGAWWPNDLVHFDPGVRRRVGELLFDRDKGIGLSVYRYNIGGGGVGVRIPDHAPQTFLVRPGVYDWSRDPGGRLFLELAAGHGVPIIVGFANSAPALWTTNHLNTGGYLIRGAEPHYARYLADVAEHFRSEGITLSYISPMNEPDYVWGGGVQEGMAVPIIQRAILVEHLGRELARRAPHSRVVADESSQVGSQFIPEVPAWMNVPAAAEQVAALAHHTYDYPDDATLRRARRLVGEFFDRPLWMTEISCWDSRTKTYGRQYDPTMTSALWMAGAIHQDLTQANDAAWHWWVALSSALGCDPMKDPSCPYRMNSLGYDKGLIYYDPDYRENGNQQLYLTKRYWVMGNFSRFVRPGYLCHDVLGAPAGLKVLAFSGGGGWQIVATNDSRSPRTLRLRLPEPHLHPTAAYETSESRNLEPVAPPSVRRDLLVAALSPRSVTTLLLQSRRA, from the coding sequence GTGAGGTCTCTGGGCCGGGTTGGAAAGTTGGATCGCCGGGGGTTCCTGAAGCTCGGGGTGACCGGAGCCGCCGCGGCGGCCATCGCCGCGGGCGGCAGGAAGCCCTGGTTCCTATCGGCAGAACGTTCCTCTGCGGCCTCCGTCAGGAAGGAGCCTTCCCAGACCATGCAGGGCTTCGGGGCGTCGGGGGCCTGGTGGCCCAACGACCTCGTCCACTTCGACCCCGGGGTGCGGAGGAGGGTGGGCGAGCTCCTCTTCGACCGGGATAAGGGGATAGGGCTCAGCGTCTACCGCTACAACATCGGCGGGGGAGGGGTGGGGGTGAGGATCCCCGATCACGCACCCCAGACCTTCCTGGTGCGTCCCGGCGTCTACGACTGGAGCCGCGACCCGGGCGGAAGGCTCTTCCTGGAGCTTGCCGCCGGGCATGGGGTCCCGATCATCGTCGGTTTCGCGAACAGCGCCCCGGCTCTCTGGACCACCAACCACCTGAACACGGGTGGGTACCTGATCCGCGGCGCCGAACCGCACTACGCCCGATACCTGGCGGACGTGGCGGAGCATTTCCGGAGCGAGGGTATAACCCTCTCGTACATAAGCCCGATGAACGAGCCGGACTACGTCTGGGGCGGGGGGGTGCAGGAGGGGATGGCCGTCCCGATCATCCAGCGGGCGATACTGGTCGAGCACCTGGGGCGGGAGCTCGCCCGCCGCGCCCCGCACTCGCGCGTCGTCGCCGACGAGTCGAGCCAGGTGGGCAGCCAGTTCATCCCCGAGGTCCCGGCCTGGATGAACGTCCCGGCAGCGGCCGAGCAGGTCGCAGCCCTCGCCCACCACACGTACGACTACCCGGACGACGCGACGCTTCGGCGGGCCCGGCGGCTCGTCGGGGAGTTCTTCGACCGCCCGCTGTGGATGACCGAGATCAGCTGCTGGGACAGCCGGACGAAGACCTACGGCCGGCAGTACGACCCGACGATGACGAGCGCGCTGTGGATGGCCGGCGCGATCCATCAGGACCTCACCCAGGCGAACGACGCGGCCTGGCACTGGTGGGTGGCGCTCTCCTCGGCCCTCGGCTGCGACCCGATGAAAGACCCCTCCTGTCCCTACCGTATGAACTCCCTCGGCTACGACAAGGGCCTCATCTACTACGACCCGGACTACCGGGAGAACGGCAACCAGCAGCTCTACCTGACCAAGCGCTACTGGGTCATGGGTAACTTCAGCCGCTTCGTCCGCCCCGGATACCTGTGCCACGACGTGCTCGGCGCTCCCGCGGGCCTCAAGGTGCTGGCTTTCTCGGGCGGTGGCGGGTGGCAGATCGTCGCCACGAACGACTCCCGCTCACCTCGCACCCTGCGCCTGCGCCTCCCCGAGCCGCACCTTCATCCTACCGCCGCCTACGAGACGAGCGAGAGCCGCAACCTCGAGCCGGTGGCCCCGCCGTCGGTGCGCCGCGACCTGCTCGTCGCCGCCCTCTCCCCCCGCAGCGTCACCACCCTGCTCCTCCAGAGCCGCCGGGCGTGA
- a CDS encoding Gfo/Idh/MocA family protein, translating to MRKLKMGMVGGGAGSLIGAVHRSAALMDGQIELVAGALSSTKEKAFASGQEIGLPEERIYATWQEMLEGELSLPEKERVDFISVVTPNNLHFPVAKAFVEAGFNVVVDKPMVHTSEQAQKLVEAVEEREIVFCVTYNYTGYPMVKQARYMVRRGDLGEVRKVIVEYSQGWLAGDVEENNKQARWRTDPEIAGIAGAMGDIGSHAENLVSTITGLEVSEICADLTTFVEGRRLDDDANLLIRYKGGARGVLIASQVAAGEENALSIKVYGTEGGLRWNQEEPNCLIFKPSGAPTQVLKRGNDYLCKAAKGVTRLPPGHPEAFIEAFANVYSGVAEAIRARREGRTLEGDAEFPTVYDGARGVRFIEKAVESGMSEKKWVGFS from the coding sequence GTGAGGAAACTGAAGATGGGCATGGTAGGCGGGGGGGCGGGATCGCTCATCGGGGCGGTGCACCGCAGCGCCGCTTTGATGGACGGGCAGATCGAACTGGTCGCTGGCGCTCTCTCCTCGACCAAAGAGAAGGCTTTCGCCTCCGGCCAGGAGATCGGACTTCCCGAAGAGCGCATTTACGCCACTTGGCAGGAGATGCTGGAAGGGGAGCTCTCACTGCCGGAGAAAGAACGCGTAGACTTCATCAGCGTCGTGACCCCCAACAACCTTCACTTTCCGGTGGCCAAGGCTTTCGTCGAGGCTGGTTTCAACGTGGTCGTGGACAAACCGATGGTCCACACCTCTGAGCAGGCGCAGAAGCTCGTCGAGGCCGTCGAGGAACGGGAGATTGTCTTCTGCGTCACTTACAACTACACCGGCTATCCGATGGTGAAGCAGGCCCGGTACATGGTCAGGCGCGGAGACCTCGGAGAGGTCCGTAAGGTTATCGTCGAGTACAGCCAGGGCTGGCTAGCCGGCGACGTGGAAGAGAACAACAAGCAAGCGCGGTGGCGTACCGACCCCGAAATTGCCGGCATTGCGGGAGCCATGGGGGATATCGGTTCTCACGCCGAGAATCTTGTCTCGACCATCACCGGACTCGAAGTCTCGGAGATCTGTGCGGACCTCACGACCTTTGTAGAGGGTAGGCGCCTGGATGATGATGCCAACCTGCTCATTCGCTACAAAGGAGGTGCCAGAGGCGTACTTATAGCCTCGCAGGTCGCTGCCGGCGAGGAGAACGCTTTGAGTATCAAGGTCTACGGAACCGAAGGTGGACTACGGTGGAACCAAGAGGAGCCCAACTGCCTCATCTTTAAACCCTCTGGGGCACCGACTCAAGTGCTGAAGAGGGGCAACGATTATCTTTGCAAAGCCGCCAAAGGAGTCACCAGACTGCCCCCCGGCCATCCAGAAGCCTTCATTGAGGCGTTCGCCAACGTCTACTCCGGTGTTGCCGAAGCGATACGCGCCAGGCGAGAAGGTCGTACGCTTGAAGGAGATGCTGAATTCCCGACAGTCTACGACGGAGCCAGAGGGGTGCGCTTCATCGAGAAGGCGGTAGAGAGCGGCATGAGCGAGAAGAAATGGGTGGGCTTCAGCTAG